The Lysobacter capsici genome has a segment encoding these proteins:
- a CDS encoding TetR/AcrR family transcriptional regulator, which produces MSAPATADRILRAARAMFERGGAQAVSMRRIAQAVGLTPMAIYRHFPNREALLQRISDDSFQEISRHWSARNEGGDVIARLLAIQQIYLDYALAHPHLFDHAFSMPREQARRFPEDFRARRSPTLNVVADVVIEAQQAGRLRPGDAWDIAMTLWAHTHGLIVLYRAGRFSYDEREFRRFYQASLARLLQGIEA; this is translated from the coding sequence ATGAGCGCGCCCGCCACCGCCGATCGCATCCTGCGCGCCGCGCGCGCGATGTTCGAACGCGGTGGCGCGCAGGCGGTCAGCATGCGCCGCATCGCCCAGGCGGTCGGGCTGACGCCGATGGCGATCTATCGCCACTTTCCCAATCGCGAAGCGCTGCTGCAGCGGATCAGCGACGACAGCTTCCAGGAAATCTCCCGCCACTGGAGCGCGCGCAACGAAGGCGGCGACGTGATCGCGCGGCTGCTGGCGATCCAGCAGATCTACCTCGACTACGCATTGGCGCATCCGCATCTGTTCGATCACGCCTTCTCGATGCCGCGCGAACAGGCGCGACGCTTTCCCGAGGATTTCCGCGCGCGCCGCTCGCCGACCTTGAACGTGGTCGCCGATGTGGTGATCGAAGCGCAGCAGGCCGGACGCCTGCGCCCCGGCGATGCCTGGGACATCGCGATGACCTTGTGGGCGCATACGCACGGTCTGATCGTGCTGTACCGCGCCGGCCGTTTCAGTTACGACGAGCGCGAGTTCCGGCGTTTCTACCAGGCGTCGCTGGCGCGCTTGCTGCAGGGCATCGAAGCCTGA
- the hutU gene encoding urocanate hydratase yields the protein MSAATRNDPTRVIRAPRGSEKSCKSWLSEAAFRMIQNNLDPDVAENPAELVVYGGIGRAARDWPSFDAILKSLRELEDNETLLIQSGKPVGVFPTHADAPRVLLANSNLVPHWATWEHFNELDKKGLMMYGQMTAGSWIYIGSQGIVQGTYETFVEMGRQHYGGDLTGKWILTAGLGGMGGAQPLAASLAGACSLNIECKQSSIDMRLRTRYVDEQASDLDDALARIAKYTAAGEAKSIALLGNAADVLPELVRRGVRPDAVTDQTSAHDPVHGYLPIGWTVERWLAEQKSDPQSVRDAAKKSMRVHVEAMLAFQQQGIPTFDYGNNIRQMAQDEGCENAFDFPGFVPAYVRPLFCRGVGPFRWVALSGDPEDIYKTDAKVKELIADDAHLHRWLDMARERISFQGLPARICWVGLGLRHKLGLAFNEMVRNGELKAPIVIGRDHLDSGSVASPNRETEAMKDGSDAVSDWPLLNAMLNVAGGATWVSLHHGGGVGMGYSQHSGVVIVCDGSEEADKRIARVLWNDPGTGVMRHADAGYEIAQQCAKEQGLKLPML from the coding sequence ATGTCCGCAGCCACTCGCAACGATCCCACCCGCGTCATCCGCGCCCCGCGCGGCAGCGAGAAGAGCTGCAAGTCGTGGCTCAGCGAGGCCGCGTTCCGGATGATCCAGAACAACCTCGACCCGGACGTGGCCGAGAACCCGGCCGAACTGGTGGTGTATGGCGGCATCGGCCGCGCCGCGCGCGACTGGCCTTCGTTCGACGCGATCCTCAAGTCGCTGCGCGAGCTGGAAGACAACGAGACCCTGCTGATCCAGTCGGGCAAGCCGGTCGGTGTGTTTCCGACTCACGCCGACGCGCCGCGGGTGTTGCTGGCGAATTCCAATCTGGTGCCGCACTGGGCGACCTGGGAGCACTTCAACGAGCTCGATAAGAAGGGCTTGATGATGTACGGCCAGATGACCGCCGGCAGCTGGATCTACATCGGCTCGCAGGGCATCGTCCAGGGCACGTACGAAACCTTCGTCGAGATGGGCCGCCAGCATTACGGCGGCGATCTGACCGGCAAGTGGATCCTGACCGCCGGCCTGGGCGGCATGGGCGGCGCGCAGCCGCTGGCCGCGTCGCTGGCCGGCGCGTGTTCGCTCAACATCGAATGCAAGCAGAGCAGTATCGACATGCGCCTGCGCACGCGGTACGTCGATGAGCAGGCCAGCGATCTCGACGACGCGCTGGCGCGGATCGCGAAGTACACCGCCGCGGGCGAAGCCAAGTCGATCGCATTGCTCGGCAACGCCGCCGACGTGCTGCCGGAACTGGTGCGCCGCGGCGTGCGTCCCGATGCGGTCACCGACCAGACCAGCGCGCACGATCCGGTGCACGGCTATCTGCCGATCGGCTGGACGGTCGAGCGTTGGCTGGCCGAGCAGAAGAGCGATCCGCAAAGCGTGCGCGACGCGGCCAAGAAATCGATGCGGGTGCATGTCGAGGCGATGCTCGCGTTCCAGCAGCAGGGCATTCCGACCTTCGACTACGGCAACAACATCCGCCAGATGGCGCAGGACGAAGGCTGCGAAAACGCCTTCGATTTCCCCGGTTTCGTGCCGGCCTACGTGCGTCCGCTGTTTTGCCGCGGGGTCGGCCCGTTCCGCTGGGTCGCGCTCAGCGGCGATCCGGAAGACATCTACAAGACCGACGCCAAGGTCAAGGAGCTCATCGCCGACGACGCGCACCTGCATCGCTGGCTGGACATGGCGCGCGAGCGCATCAGCTTCCAGGGTCTGCCGGCGCGCATCTGCTGGGTCGGCTTGGGCCTGCGCCACAAGCTCGGCCTGGCGTTCAACGAGATGGTGCGCAACGGCGAGCTGAAGGCGCCGATCGTGATCGGCCGCGATCATCTCGACAGCGGTTCGGTGGCCTCGCCCAATCGCGAAACCGAAGCGATGAAGGACGGCAGCGACGCGGTCAGCGACTGGCCCTTGCTCAACGCCATGCTCAACGTCGCCGGCGGCGCGACCTGGGTGTCGCTGCACCACGGCGGCGGCGTCGGCATGGGCTATTCGCAGCACTCCGGCGTGGTCATCGTCTGCGACGGCAGCGAGGAAGCCGACAAGCGCATCGCGCGAGTGCTGTGGAACGATCCCGGCACCGGGGTGATGCGGCATGCCGACGCGGGCTACGAGATCGCGCAGCAGTGCGCGAAGGAACAGGGCTTGAAGCTGCCGATGCTGTAA